From one Felis catus isolate Fca126 chromosome E2, F.catus_Fca126_mat1.0, whole genome shotgun sequence genomic stretch:
- the LOC105261215 gene encoding uncharacterized protein LOC105261215, with translation MRSRDDARPSEPLPAGTSPRSDFREGAARRASGKCSPAAREYAELEARRPPSPACNSARPEALCLTDFWEMSFRGRTRGRMGVRRGSQHAFRSLTCSISHFSKKPGLLLLGKDIREHKLCSLGLTLLLGAFGEQRLYCTS, from the exons ATGCGAAGCAGAGACGATGCTAGACCTAGCGAGCCTCTCCCAGCAGGCACGTCGCCGCGTTCCGACTTCAGAGAGGGGGCGGCGCGCCGGgcctctgggaaatgtagtccagcAGCCCGGGAATACGCGGAGCTTGAAGCGCGGCGGCCCCCTTCCCCGGCATGCAACTCTGCGCGGCCCGAAGCGCTGTGCCTCACAGACTTCTGGGAAATGTCGTTCAGGGGAAGGACTCGCGGAAGGATGGGGGTGCGGCGGGGCTCCCAGCATGCATTTCGGTCTCTTAC ATGCAGCATCAGTCACTTCTCCAAAAAGCCTGGACTCCTGTTGCTTGGAAAGGACATTAGAGAACACAAACTCTGTAGTCTTGGGCTGACACTGCTTTTAGGTGCTTTTGGTGAACAGAG GTTATATTGCACATCCTga